TTACTGATTAGTTTCAACATTCAGTATTGAAAGTTTTTGTTTCTGGTTGTTTGGTTGTTCATATGCTTAGTTGTTCACTCGGGTTAGACTGTTGACTTATTTGTTAGCATCGCAGAGCCCGTGCCTTGAGACTGGGTCATATTACGGGAGATTCATCCAacgaggacgagggagagaagaaTGGTGAACCCACCAATCAGACAGTTGCTGACATTCAGGTATCATTCTTGTAAACAACAAAGGGGAATCTCAAGAATGTGCTTGTTAGCTGAATGTTTGGAAGGATTGTATCTGTGGTATATGTTATCCTTCACTGCACTGGTAACAGTTGCTGTGATCCATCTCTTTTAAAAGACCAGTCACAAGGAGCACACTCTGAGCCACTGCATGCATACAGCACTTTATTGAGAACATTCTCCTTAACAATGACTGTCGCATCAAGAGGGCACCGCGTTGCGAATGTCACTGGCTGTTATCACTGGCAttaccacacacaacaccccagAGTCTCCCCAGGCATGCCAGGCTCTACAAGCACATGGCTCTttctctcctgacccccccccctcttattGTGCTGTCTATTTCTCCACATCTCCTGACccatcctctcctgccctccccctcaccccttctgCCCTCTCTCAAGCCTTCCCCTTCtcttgccctccccccccccctctcttaacCCTcctaccccttccccccctctcttcgtCACACTCACTGAACCCTCCTTCCCATCTCacatctcgccccccccccccaacatttagtcatttagcagacgctcttatccagagcgacttataccAGCCCTGGGAAGATAAACACACCAAACTGCAGGAGATAACCAACATAACCAACACGCTGCCCTGCCTGGGAGGGGTGTGAAGGACCCCACCTAGACACGAATCACACGGCCCTCGACATCTCCCTGACATGACATTCTTCTGGGGTCCCCTAGGCAACGGCTCATTACTGGATGAGCCAATGCCCAATTAAGACATACAACATGTCACGAAGGTCTTCTCTGTTCTAGTGAGCCTGTCATTTCACCAACGAGGATAATGTTGTTGTTGGTGGTTGTCTATCAGGTGGAGGCTCGAGTGAGGAAGACCTCCTCTGATCTTCGCAGGGAGATTGTGGATCTGGGAGGCGCTGAAAACTTTGCAGAGCTCCGtcagaagaagaagaccagGAAGAAGGGGTTCTCAGCCAGGGTGCCCATAGAAATGCCCGTGGTAAGTTCATAACTGATTCATGTAACTTCTATCCGTTTAACTTGTCAAATTGATATTTGTGGTTGCAAatatgagtgtgcgtgtgtgtgcatctgtgtttaGCTGGATGTGGTGAATAAAGATGAATTCATGAACGCAGCCATCCAGGGCAAACTGAACGTCGTGGTGAAGTATTTGTCGGATGGTGGAGATCCGAACACGTGTGACGaggtacacatacacaaggTCAGACCTCCACGTGTGACGaggtacacatacacaaggTCAGACCTCCACGTGTGACGaggtacacatacacaaggTCAGACCTCCACGTGTGACGaggtacacatacacaaggTCAGACCTCCACGTGTGACGaggtacacatacacaaggTCAGACCTCCACGTGTGACGaggtacacatacacaaggTCAGACCTCCATGTGTGATGaggtacacatacacaaggtcagacttccACGTGTGACGaggtacacatacacaaggTCAGACCTCCACGTGTGACGaggtacacatacacaaggtcagacttccACGTGTGACGaggtacacatacacaaggTCAGACCTCCACGTGTGACGaggtacacatacacaaggTCAGACCTCCACGTGTGACGaggtacacatacacaaggTCAGACCTCCACGTGTGACAaggtacacatacacaaggTCAGACCTCCACGTGTGACGaggtacacatacacaaggTCAGACCTCCATGTGTGATGaggtacacatacacaaggtcagacttccACGTGTGACGaggtacacatacacaaggTCAGACCTCCACGTGTGACGaggtacacatacacaaggTCAGACCTCCACGTGTGACGaggtacacatacacaaggTCAGACCTCCACGTGTGACGaggtacacatacacaaggTCAGACCTCCTCCAGCAACATGAGGAATGTTCAGCAACACAAGCACAAACCTGAGGATACTTTAGAATGAGATGTTGAACTGTTATTGACATGTATGACTGAGGGTTTGTGACACGCGTGTTGAACTGTGGCCAGCTGCGGAGGACTGCTCTGCACCGAGCATCCATGGAGGGCCACATCATGGTGATCCAGAAGCTTTTGGAGAACGGAGCAGACATCACACTGAAGGACCGGGTAAGAGAACTCAGAGGGGTTCAGGATAGAACTTTTTACAGCTTAACAGTTTAACAGTTGTCAATAGATTTTATATATCTAGGATTACTGTTTATAGTATCATGTATCTATAAATACTCAATTAACTATTAACAAAAAATCATTAGTAGGTCCTCCTTGGTGTTCAGCTGAATAAACCAAATAGCAGTATTGATGTTTGAGCATGTTCTTATAATGACACAAATATAGTATAACTGATAAGGTTACCTTATACATATACAAAATATGTATAACGTATAGATGTTTTTGTATCATATACAGTTCTCATCGTGTTCTACTTGACCAGTTCTCTACCTGTATGTTCTTCCTAACCGGATCTCCATGTGTTCTACCTGaacagttgtgtgtgttctgtgaccagcactctgtgtgtctccagctGGACTCCAGAGCAGTCCACTGGGCAAGCAGAGGAGGGAGACTGGGCGTGCTCAAAGTCCTCCACAGTCATGGAGCAGATCTCAATGTCAGGGATAAGGTGAGGAaccatgtgtaggtgtgtgtctgtgggggatgGTGCACAGGAAGGTGAGgggttagtgtatgtgtgtgtgtgctgcagcggTACACTTCTACCTGTCAACTGTCCTGtcagatgttgtgtgtgtattcatgtatagcaaatgtttgtgtgtgtgtgagtgagtgaatttTTGTATGAGGGGCTGTTCATGTAGCATGTGTAAGCATGCCATTCACGtacatacatttgtgtgtgtgtgaatgtatgtgtgtgcgtgtgtgtgtgagagagagtgtgtgtgtgcgtgcgtgtgtgtgtttgaatgtgtgtgtgtgcaggccatgAGCTCGCCCCTGCATGTGGCCACCAGGACCGGCCATGCTGATGTGGTGGATTTCTTGATCTCCAACGGCGCCAAGATCAACGCCAAGGACAGGGTAGGACAGGACGCCGCCTGCGTATGGCCCTGAGCTGTACAGGTGCTCCACAAACATTCAGCTCACCAATCACAACAGCAGTACCCGTGCTCTATAAACCCTCAGCTAACTATAACCAGATCGTCAATACGGTAAGTGTTCCAAAACTAGTCAACTCATTATAAACGATATAGCAGAATAGGTCCTCTATTAATGCTCAGCACTGGGTAGCGCTTAGTCATTGAGGATTTGACTGCAGAGCCACAGGTCACCGGTTCAGATCCTGCCCATGTAACATCTGCtggcctccctcctctgctttcCCAGTGGACTGCTCTGGAGTCCagctggagacacacagagtgctggtcacagaacacacacaactgttCAGGTAGAACACATGCTTTCTAAACACTGTGAGTGTGAGAGGCCTACCTACAGGGGTTTTCTCCCTGAAGGACAGCAGCTACAACAGTTGGTAATGTTGGGTCATGGAGTCACACCTCTGAGCACGTGTCATCGCTTTTCAAGCCCTGTGAGAAAAGAAACAAGCTTTTTTCCCAGTACACAAGTCAAGTCCAGTTGAATGTTTTGCCCTTGCGCCCTGACCCTGTCTGATTAAACTGGATGAACACAAGCCATCTTTCCACATGCTGTACTGAAAGCTGCTCTGCTTTGGTTCTGCTTTCCAGGAGGGAGACACAGCCCTGCACGATGCTGTGCGTCTCAACAGGTACAAGATCGTCCACCTGCTCATAGTGGCGGGAGCGGACACCAAGATCCAAAACTATGTGAGTCCCACACAGTCTCTCCTGCCCCCAGACCAGAGAGACGATCCTAACCACAACACCATCCCCAAACGTAGATCTatggtttgattgaaacggTGCTTACTATctcgacacacacaaacaaaaacactaaCGTTTTGCTTACTTTGTTAGCTAAATCAGCTGCTTTGGGATTCCATGGTttgagggaggctgtgtgtgtgtgttgatgtgatgGTTGTGTGTCCAGGCTGGCCTCATTGCTGTGGAGCAGGTGAAACAGTGGCAGTTTGACACCAAGGAAACCCTGGAGAAGTTGGAGCAGCTTAGACTGGTGGGCCTGATACCctcctaaccacacacacacacacacacacaccctggtcctggaagaagagagggaagtgtgtctgtgtgtgggcatgtgtgtgtacgtgtaactCAGATCCACCATGACCTTACTGTTCCCATAGAAACGAAACACAACGTGTACCTCATAACCTCCTATCCCACTGTTTTTGTGATGCGCTGTATCTATCCCAGTGGCATGTTTTCAGccccacacaaacatatatctaCACGCCCAGACTACAGCTAGACCAATAAAGAGCTATAGGATCCtgactctgtcctctctcccctatTCTACGCAGTGGGTAGTTCTCtctcgtttagcctctctctttctctctccatttaaCTATtcaatattctctctctctctctctctctctctctctctctctctctctctctctctctctctctctctctctctctctctctctctctctctctctctctctctctctccatgccacTCTCGTcagttctctctcactttctctctctctcatttccctctcttcagttctctctctctctctctctctctccatttccctctctgAATCGGTCCTCCTTCACTCTTTTCCCTTTCTGACActgccctcccttctcctccttgtcAATCCAGCACGCCATTAGGATTTCTTACCGAACCCTCCAACTggaccaccccctctcctctctcactctgttatAAATCACTCACTTATACTTACTGCAAATCACTCACTTAGACTTACTGGGAAACACTCACTCAGGGCCTaactgctgcctggctgcctgtccACACTTCCGATCCACTAAAGACGTCGGCATATGGTAGGATGGTACCATCAGAGGGATGTTGGTGCTTTCATGCTCTCTAACAAATTCAACATCTTTCTAGGACATGGCAGGCTAATGCCGGGAGATTAGAGGTTTCCTCTCCACAGGCCGTCCACAGTCAGAGGGCTTCAGTGATCTGGCTTTAGATTCACAAATATCCCCCAATTCCTCAACCCGTACAGATGTCACAGCTTTTAGCCCTTTAAACATTAATTTAGCAttaaagcacatacacacacactcagacacacacacaccaacaacaacaaatggaTTTACATGTCAGAGAGCTTTATGGACTGAAATGGGACAGTTGGGACAGTGAAAACCCAAACAGGTAGGTCTTGTTAGACTCTCAGACAAGCGCATACACCACATCCACTGAGGCCAGTGTTGGAGGCTTCATTTGTTGTTCTGCATCCAAATgtataaatagcctacataactGCACGGCTGTACAGAGGATAGCAGTTAAATCCAGAACACACAGTAGCCTAACTGTACTGGGTGGTGTTGAGTAAACACCCTTCCTCGGTGTGGCCCTGGGCGGAGCGGGCCTAGCATGGCTGCTTAGTCCACAGCTGAAGCCCAGGATCACAGAGAAAATTCTGGAAACATATTTTCCTGATGTCATCAGGGGCCTGGACGTGCCTGAGGGGACACTGATCGCTCACTCTCGGGAGGCTGAAAGGAGCGATACTGATACATCAGCTGACCAGCTCACTCactcatgtggtgtgtgtgtgtgtgtgtgtgtgtaggctactgtatgtgtgtgtatgtatgtagtgAATGcaaattcctgtgtgtgtctgtgtgtagggtaCAAAAATAAACATTGATAATAAATAAATTGAATACGAATACCAAAAATATAAAggcattttacatttttatatgCAAGAGGAGGATATATGAAAAAACTAAATGCAGCATTGAAGGTATCATTTTGCATATAATCTGTTACTGTAAATAACTAGAGGGGGAATGAAAGAGTGATTTGAACTATTTGTCTATCTTCTACCCAAACCTGTTCTACCTGTTTATATCGGAACCTGCTCTCTCCTAACACGTTTTTATGTAAAACACTTGTCTTCCCTGCTTCCCTCTACTGTAGCGGGAGCCCAGCTAATTGTTTCATGTTGTATCCTTCCTTGTTCCCTTCCTGTGACAAAGTGATTTCCCGTATGTagaaattattattataatactgtaagcagggttcgaattacgggggggcttGGGGGAGTTTGACCCCCTatttaagacttggaccccccaaaagaggtaaaaccaacaggtcgggggggtcgaaacatttatatattgttcttacctgtaatcgtaaatattactttatgccctggagaagaagttgaccccccgattttcattgtataattcgcactctgactGTAAGTAATTACATATAAACACCACGTTAAGAACCAAATTATTGCAAACCAAGAAACAAGATTATGCCTCAATTCGATGGGGAACTAACTGAATTTagtctatccatctccctgttGCCATGGCATCTATTCCCATGTATGTATTGTATGAGAGTCTGTAAAGAGTCCTGAAAGTACAGTACTTGAGAAGACAACCAAAGGTTGACATTAAAGTAAGGTAAAGTAGCCAGACCTTGATGGTCCTAAGATATGAACATGTCTGTGTCTGGACAAAGCATCACACACATGAAGGTTATGTGTATTTACAGCTTTATAGGAACATTCTTTTCTTCCAGTCCTTTCTATGATTGGCCATCAAAACTGAATCTTTCCCTTGACAGAGACATACAGAATATGAATGATTTCCTTTGAAAAAATGCTGGGTGTTTTTCCCCGACATTCAAGGGCGTGCAACATAATTTAATTAGGAAGAGAACTCATTGGGTGGGTGGATAATTTGCGGCACACTAAGTTTTCAAGAAAACACTCAAACAAAACAGTTGCCATAGCAATTATGTTTTTTCTACTCAGTTTGAGGTGAAAGTCCAAGGCAGCGCACCTTGAAGCAGATCGATGATCCACCTTTGGAGACCTCTGTGAAGGAGCGGTATGACTTGCACGTTAGACAACTTTGGAGGAACAAAGATTGCCCGCATTCCCCGATTCATAACACCAAACCTAGGCCCATATCACGCAAAAGACAACATTTGTTTTAATACAGCCATCCACCCAGACACATATTCCCTGGTTCCTTAGCAGAAATATCAACAGCCATTTCTACGGCCTGGAATGTATTCAACCAAGGTTTTTTTCCCTTACTTTTATTGTAAACATTCCAAAAtctgggtgggggcgggggggggggggcatgtaaaTGAAGGGGCCTAGGCCACCCCAGGCCCCCTCATAGGCTATGCCCCTGAATTCAACACATATTATTCTGACCTGCACTCTATTCATCTCGGTGTGTGCTTGGCTGCAGCTTGGATGACTCTGCCCCCTCCTACCCATGACTTATCTGAATGACAGTCAAAGACAGGATGTTTGAAAGGCAGGATGTTTATTGTCAACGTTTCTGCAtttaaagaagaagaaaaaagatgaCAGCGCCAGAGGGTCCCCAGACGGTCGATGTGTCTTCAGCCCCTTTGACTAACCCCCTGGGGACCAGCCTCTCCTTGGGAATACCTGCTCTATGTGCTGTCTCACACAAAGGAATCGCACATCTTACACCGTAATGATGGACAGATGGTGGAGAAAACCCTATCAATGCTTATTCTTTGAGAACATCATAGAgatccatatatatatatatatatatacactatgtATGTTGTCTTACTATTTTTGAGCGCTTCCTTCACATGAAATCAATCAACAGTCTTTGGTTAAGGCTATACTAAGGCATCTCTCAAAAAATCCACTGTTTCAAAAATCATTTGGTGAGATAGTACTAAATAGGTTGAACAGAACATGGTACTAAAGCACTTTCAAACAAACCACATTCAAGTTCTGATTACAGAATATTACAACCATCAAACAAGCTAATCCAAAACCGAGATACAACACTGAAATTTGTACTTTGTTTAAAGTCTAAGAAAATACTTAAAAACCACAGATCCATCCAAACTACTATACAAATTACTTACCCATTCACCATCTTGCAACCACAAAATGATACTGGTTTAATAAATGTTCATCATGcaagtacatacagtacacacacgcacaattcaAGGAGTCAACTCAACAAATCCCCTTTGTTCTCTGCAAAAGAGTCAAAGAGTCAAACATGACAGAATCCCAGAATCATACAGCAGCATATCGCTCTAATGTGGATGCAACTCCAGACATGGTATTGTGTACTGTATTTCTGAGTGGGTGTAGAGGGGTTCAGCCACAGTAGGTCTCCGCTCCTGCAGGTACAAGATCTCCTCAGTTTGACAGAGGTCTTCAAACATAGCTGCACACCTCTGTATGATTGAAGACAGATCACCTATCCCTCCATctgccctgctccccccccgcctcccccctcccgcctgCACCCTAGCCTCGGGGCAcaccagggggaaggaggagggcagatagagggggatgagaggaggtggacagggagaggagcaggagaggaaaggatgaAGAAGGTAGAGTGTTATATGACATGATAAGAGCAAGGAggcgagaggggggagaggagtggggtgaggagaggaggaggaggaggaggggaagattagaagggagggaaggaggatttGGAGCCTCGATAAATGAAGAGGATCCTTTCTAGACCATCATCCCACTCATTTAAGGCATATGTGAAAACTAGGCCCCTCAAATCCTTTGTTCCTCACTGGAgtctgctggtctctccctcctcaacaGTAATGACATTCACCACCTCTACTCCAAAGGAAActggtctgctggtctctctctgctcagtTAAAACAGTAATGACAAACACCAACCTCTACTCCACAGCAAACTGCTCTGCTGTTCACAGTAGAAAGTGGATTAATGAACTGAACCTCACTGGCAAAAAAACATTTAGTCAAACAAGGAGACTGCTTCTTTCACACAGGCAGCAGCCTGTCAGGAATATGGCGAAGACATGTCACAACAACAGAGACTGTCACCCACAACATAGCACCTTGAAGCTGATAAAGAAGCTGCTAATAGACTGGGAAAATTAGTATAACTTAATATGCTTGATTTTTGTCCTAGTCAGCTCTGTTGCCAGTGGTGGCTGTGCTGTCATGCTTCAGAAGTGGTATTCGGTGTTTCGTTGCAGACTGTGTTGTTGAATAAGCCCAACAAAGAGTCATTTTACTGGAAGCTGCTAGAAGCACCAAGGcagcgaggagggaggagtgtgtgtgtgactttgtgtgtgtatgtttgtgtgcgtgactttgtggatgtgtgactatgtgtgtaagtgtgtgtgtatcataaaAGGTGGTGATGATGAATAACCCTGTTGCCAGTCCCTGAGTGCCCATTGAAGGGAACGATGACTGCTTCCTGGTTTCACTCTAACAGTTAACTTAAATCAAGCGCACCTCAAGTGCCCTGCTGAGCCCTGCAGGGTCACAGAGCCAGACTGCGGGCAGCGGAGGCTGAGGCCTGGGCCTGCTGCACCACCCCTGGGCACTTCTCCCTCTTCTGCAGCTTGTGGTTCTCAAACACACCTTCGTTCCTGGGTGCTCCGTGAGTGCCGTCCGGGAAGGTCAGCaatcctggacacacacatacacacacacatacacacacacacacacatacacactacacatcATTGAGGGCATGGATAACCACAGCAGTGAAACTGCACTGGCAGATTGATCTGTGACGAtgctggtggtgatgatggtgactcCACTGACCGTGACCCTCCACGCGCCCGCTGCTGAACTCTCCTTCGTATTTCATCCCGTCGCCGCGACAGTAGACTCCCACGCCGTGGAACTTGCCCTGGGTGAACTCCCCCTCATACCTGCAGGACGTCATATGAGTCGGCTCCAAACTAGCACATTTAAACGTGAAGTAGAGTACTAGACATCTAATGCATCAAACACGcatgtttctcacacacacacacacacacacactgaaacacacctctctctttcttttttctcacactttctctcacacaaacaaacggcACCTGGATCCGTCTTGGAAAAGCAGCATCCCCGAACCGTGGAACAGTCCGTTTTCAAACTGGCCTTTGAAGCAGGTCCCATCAGAGAACTTGAGCTGGCCCGTACCATGTCGACGACCTTGTGGGGACCGTGAAGACGTCAATTACAGGATTTATGTTGAAATGCAAGTGTCAATCAGACACTTCATGTGTCGCTAATAGCTCGTGGCTTAACAGCTGTCAGGTAGCAGGCTGGTGCAGTGTGGTTGGTTTTGTGCAGTAGCACAGTACATTTGATGGTTGAATGTGGATGGGCCCTGGTAAACCGGTGTCTTTCCACAGTGTCTCAGGCCTTAAAAGCCAGTCTGCTCCCACAAGGCtttcaacaacccccccccccctccctccctcgtcagAGGAAAGGTTTACTGAATTAGGAGCTCCCATCTGCCCACTGCAGGACTTAGGTCTAATCTCACACAGCGAGCTTTTTTAGCCTGGATTTTCCACCTCGGAATCTCACTGATGGGGAGGAGAAATGAGAGGAATGTATGGTCCTGCATATGTGCTCCCTCTGAACCCTGAAGGGGAGATTCGATTCATCATAggcatttattttgttgttgttctgtgttCTTGTCA
This DNA window, taken from Osmerus eperlanus chromosome 6, fOsmEpe2.1, whole genome shotgun sequence, encodes the following:
- the ankrd2 gene encoding ankyrin repeat domain-containing protein 2 isoform X1, encoding MEGELPWPLNVVNQRIELENVTTEHRRARALRLGHITGDSSNEDEGEKNGEPTNQTVADIQVEARVRKTSSDLRREIVDLGGAENFAELRQKKKTRKKGFSARVPIEMPVLDVVNKDEFMNAAIQGKLNVVVKYLSDGGDPNTCDEVHIHKLRRTALHRASMEGHIMVIQKLLENGADITLKDRLDSRAVHWASRGGRLGVLKVLHSHGADLNVRDKAMSSPLHVATRTGHADVVDFLISNGAKINAKDREGDTALHDAVRLNRYKIVHLLIVAGADTKIQNYAGLIAVEQVKQWQFDTKETLEKLEQLRLVGLIPS
- the ankrd2 gene encoding ankyrin repeat domain-containing protein 2 isoform X2, whose translation is MEGELPWPLNVVNQRIELENVTTEHRRARALRLGHITGDSSNEDEGEKNGEPTNQTVADIQVEARVRKTSSDLRREIVDLGGAENFAELRQKKKTRKKGFSARVPIEMPVLDVVNKDEFMNAAIQGKLNVVVKYLSDGGDPNTCDELRRTALHRASMEGHIMVIQKLLENGADITLKDRLDSRAVHWASRGGRLGVLKVLHSHGADLNVRDKAMSSPLHVATRTGHADVVDFLISNGAKINAKDREGDTALHDAVRLNRYKIVHLLIVAGADTKIQNYAGLIAVEQVKQWQFDTKETLEKLEQLRLVGLIPS
- the ankrd2 gene encoding ankyrin repeat domain-containing protein 2 isoform X3; this translates as MEGELPWPLNVVNQRIELENVTTEVEARVRKTSSDLRREIVDLGGAENFAELRQKKKTRKKGFSARVPIEMPVLDVVNKDEFMNAAIQGKLNVVVKYLSDGGDPNTCDEVHIHKLRRTALHRASMEGHIMVIQKLLENGADITLKDRLDSRAVHWASRGGRLGVLKVLHSHGADLNVRDKAMSSPLHVATRTGHADVVDFLISNGAKINAKDREGDTALHDAVRLNRYKIVHLLIVAGADTKIQNYAGLIAVEQVKQWQFDTKETLEKLEQLRLVGLIPS
- the morn4 gene encoding MORN repeat-containing protein 4, translated to MTLTKGTFTYASGEEYSGEWREGRRHGTGQLKFSDGTCFKGQFENGLFHGSGMLLFQDGSRYEGEFTQGKFHGVGVYCRGDGMKYEGEFSSGRVEGHGLLTFPDGTHGAPRNEGVFENHKLQKREKCPGVVQQAQASASAARSLAL